In Ensifer canadensis, a genomic segment contains:
- a CDS encoding GcvT family protein codes for MTKPIPSKARAVIIGGGVSGCSVAYHLAKLGWTDVVLLERKQLTSGTTWHAAGLIGQLRASQNMTRLAKYSADLYVKLEAETGISTGMRQNGSITVALTEERKEEIYRQASLARAFNVDVREITPDEVKAMYPHLNTSDVKAAVHLPLDGQCDPANIAMALAKGARQNGATIIEGVKVTAVLKKDGRVTGVTCEQNGESYTIETDNVVNCAGMWGREFARQSGVTVPLHACEHFYIVTEAIPGLKRLPVLRVPDECTYYKEDAGKMLVGAFELKAKPWGMDGIREDFCFDQLPDDFDHFSPILEMAVNRMPMLETAGIHTFFNGPESFTPDDRYYLGEAPEVKGYWVAAGYNSIGIVSSGGAGMALAQWMNDGEPPFDLWEVDIRRAQPFQKNRAYLKDRVSETLGLLYADHFPYRQMATARGVRRSPLHEHLKARGAVFGEVAGWERANWFANDGQEREYRYSWKRQNWFENQKSEHLAVRNGVGLFDMTSFGKIRVEGRDALSFLQRLCANEMNVEAGRIVYTQMLNGRGGIESDLTVTRLSETAFLLVVPGATLQRDLAWLRKHVRDEFVVITDVGAGESVLCVMGPKARELMQKVSPNDFSNAAHPFGTAREIEIGMGLARAHRVTYVGELGWELYVSTDQTAHVFEALEEAGQDVGLKLCGIHTLDSCRIEKAFRHFGHDITDEDHVLEAGLGFAVKPDKGDFIGREAVLAKHNRGLSRRLVQFRLADPEPLLFHNEAIVRDGQIVGTITSGNYGHHLGGAIGLGYVPSEGESDADVLGSSFEIEIAGTRVKAEASLKAMYDPRSERVRM; via the coding sequence ATGACCAAGCCGATTCCCTCGAAAGCCCGGGCAGTCATCATCGGTGGCGGCGTCTCCGGCTGTTCGGTCGCCTATCACCTCGCCAAGCTCGGCTGGACCGACGTGGTGCTGCTCGAACGCAAGCAGCTGACGTCGGGCACGACCTGGCATGCGGCCGGCCTGATCGGCCAGCTACGCGCCTCGCAGAACATGACGCGGCTGGCAAAATATTCCGCCGACCTCTACGTCAAGCTGGAGGCCGAAACCGGCATCTCCACCGGCATGCGCCAGAACGGTTCGATCACCGTGGCGCTGACGGAAGAACGCAAGGAGGAGATCTACCGCCAGGCTTCGCTGGCGCGCGCCTTCAACGTCGATGTGCGTGAAATCACGCCTGACGAAGTCAAGGCGATGTATCCGCATCTCAACACCTCGGATGTGAAGGCGGCGGTGCATCTGCCGCTCGACGGCCAGTGCGACCCGGCCAACATCGCCATGGCGCTCGCCAAGGGTGCGCGGCAGAACGGCGCGACGATCATCGAGGGCGTCAAGGTGACCGCGGTTCTGAAGAAGGACGGCCGGGTAACGGGCGTGACCTGCGAGCAGAACGGCGAAAGCTATACGATCGAAACCGACAACGTCGTCAACTGCGCCGGCATGTGGGGCAGGGAGTTCGCGCGACAATCCGGCGTCACCGTGCCGCTGCATGCCTGCGAGCACTTCTACATCGTCACCGAGGCGATCCCCGGCCTCAAGCGCCTGCCGGTGCTGCGCGTGCCGGATGAATGCACTTACTACAAGGAGGATGCCGGCAAGATGCTGGTCGGCGCCTTCGAGCTGAAGGCCAAACCCTGGGGCATGGACGGTATCCGTGAGGATTTTTGCTTCGACCAGTTGCCAGACGATTTCGACCATTTCTCGCCGATCCTCGAAATGGCCGTCAACCGCATGCCGATGCTGGAGACGGCGGGCATCCATACCTTCTTCAATGGGCCGGAAAGCTTTACGCCGGACGACCGCTACTATCTCGGCGAGGCGCCGGAAGTGAAAGGCTATTGGGTCGCGGCCGGCTACAACTCGATCGGCATCGTATCGTCAGGCGGCGCCGGCATGGCGCTCGCCCAATGGATGAACGACGGCGAGCCGCCCTTCGATCTCTGGGAGGTCGATATCCGCCGGGCACAGCCCTTCCAGAAGAACCGCGCTTACCTCAAGGATCGGGTCTCTGAGACGCTGGGGCTGCTCTATGCCGACCATTTCCCCTATCGCCAGATGGCGACGGCGCGTGGCGTGCGCCGCTCGCCGCTGCACGAGCATCTGAAGGCGCGTGGCGCGGTCTTCGGCGAAGTGGCCGGCTGGGAGCGAGCCAACTGGTTTGCGAATGACGGCCAGGAGCGCGAATACCGCTACTCCTGGAAACGGCAGAACTGGTTCGAGAACCAGAAGTCCGAACATCTGGCGGTTCGCAACGGCGTCGGCCTGTTCGACATGACCTCCTTCGGCAAGATCCGGGTGGAGGGGCGCGATGCGCTTTCCTTCCTGCAGCGGCTTTGCGCCAACGAGATGAATGTCGAGGCCGGCCGTATCGTCTACACCCAGATGCTCAACGGCCGTGGTGGCATCGAAAGCGACCTCACGGTCACGCGCCTTTCTGAAACCGCGTTCCTGCTCGTCGTTCCGGGCGCCACGCTTCAACGTGATCTTGCTTGGCTGCGCAAGCATGTGCGCGACGAGTTCGTCGTCATCACCGATGTCGGTGCCGGCGAAAGCGTGCTCTGCGTCATGGGGCCGAAGGCGCGCGAACTGATGCAGAAGGTGAGCCCGAACGATTTCTCGAATGCGGCGCATCCCTTCGGCACGGCGCGCGAAATCGAGATCGGCATGGGGCTCGCCCGCGCCCACCGCGTCACCTATGTCGGCGAACTCGGCTGGGAGCTCTACGTCTCGACCGACCAGACGGCGCATGTGTTCGAGGCGCTGGAGGAGGCGGGGCAGGATGTCGGGCTGAAACTCTGCGGCATCCACACGCTCGACAGCTGCCGTATCGAAAAGGCCTTCCGCCATTTCGGCCACGATATCACCGACGAGGACCATGTGCTCGAAGCCGGGCTCGGTTTTGCGGTGAAACCCGACAAGGGCGATTTCATCGGTCGCGAGGCGGTGCTGGCCAAGCACAATCGCGGGCTTTCGCGCCGGCTGGTGCAATTCCGGCTGGCCGATCCCGAGCCTTTGCTCTTCCACAACGAAGCGATCGTGCGCGACGGCCAGATCGTCGGCACCATCACCTCGGGCAACTACGGCCACCATCTCGGCGGTGCCATCGGCCTTGGTTATGTGCCGTCGGAAGGCGAAAGCGACGCCGACGTGCTCGGCTCCAGCTTCGAGATCGAGATCGCCGGCACGCGGGTGAAGGCGGAGGCGTCGCTGAAGGCGATGTACGATCCGCGTTCCGAGCGGGTGAGGATGTAA
- a CDS encoding GcvT family protein, with amino-acid sequence MSNLPSHARVVIIGGGAIGASSLYHLAKAGWTDCVLLEKNELTAGSTWHAAGNVPTFSSSWSIMNMQRYSASLYRDLGALVDYPMNYHVTGSIRLGHSKERLQEFKRVVGMGRYQGMDLDILTPDEMRSRYPFLETHELTGALYDPYDGDIDPAQLTQALAKGARDMGAKIIRFCPVTAARRENDEWVISTPQGEIRCEYVVNAAGYYAREVGKMFGRDVPMMVMSHQYVLFDEIPELAAWSKEVGHKLPLLRDVDSSYYLRQEKNGMNLGPYERNCRAHWTTSDDPMPEDFSFQLFPDDLDRLEWYLNDAVERVPILGTAGLSRIINGPIPYAPDGNPLIGPMPGVPNAFEACVFTFGICQAGGAGKVLAEWITEGQTEWDMWSCDPRRYTDYTDQDYCIAKGMEIYGHEYAMHFPKHYWAAGRGKKLSPIHDRIQALGAQFKPYNGWERAMWYAKSGDDTSEEATQTWGRAGPWAKRIEEECLAVRDAAGILDLPGFSRFRIKGKGATEWLSGLITGRVPKPGRIGLAYFSDDKGRIVTEMSVMMLDEDFFVLITAATAQWHDLEWLQKHRPADAAFTLDDVTTQFSCQILTGPKSRDILADVSDADLAKGWLTHQTAQIAGRYCQLVRVSFAGELGWEIHTKVDDTAAIFDAVWAAGEKHGLKPFGMEALDSLRIEKGYRAWKGDLSTDYTILQGGLERFVDWAKPGFKGKAALEREKQQGVSKRFVTLTVAADGCDAPYMSTLWSDGQVVGETTSGNWGYRVGKSIALGMLRADLAVPGNEIEVEIFGDRFKATVEADQPLWDPSNERLRA; translated from the coding sequence ATGTCGAATTTGCCGTCTCACGCGCGTGTCGTGATCATCGGTGGGGGAGCGATCGGCGCTTCCTCGCTCTACCATCTTGCCAAGGCCGGCTGGACCGACTGCGTGCTTCTGGAAAAGAACGAGCTGACGGCCGGATCGACCTGGCATGCGGCCGGCAACGTGCCGACCTTCTCGTCGTCCTGGTCGATCATGAACATGCAGCGCTATTCCGCCTCGCTCTACCGCGATCTCGGTGCGCTCGTCGATTATCCGATGAACTACCACGTCACCGGCTCGATAAGGCTCGGCCACTCGAAGGAGCGGCTGCAGGAGTTCAAGCGTGTCGTCGGCATGGGTCGCTACCAGGGCATGGACCTCGACATCCTGACGCCCGACGAGATGCGCAGCCGTTATCCGTTCCTCGAAACGCACGAGCTGACCGGTGCGCTCTACGACCCCTATGACGGCGACATCGACCCGGCGCAGCTGACGCAGGCGCTGGCCAAGGGCGCGCGCGACATGGGCGCAAAGATCATCCGCTTCTGTCCCGTTACGGCGGCGCGCCGCGAAAACGACGAATGGGTGATCTCGACGCCGCAGGGCGAAATCCGCTGCGAATACGTCGTCAACGCCGCCGGCTACTATGCCCGCGAGGTCGGCAAGATGTTCGGCCGCGACGTGCCGATGATGGTGATGAGCCATCAGTACGTGCTGTTCGACGAGATCCCGGAACTGGCCGCCTGGTCGAAGGAGGTCGGACACAAGCTGCCGCTCTTGCGCGATGTCGACAGCTCCTATTATCTCCGCCAGGAGAAGAACGGCATGAACCTCGGGCCCTATGAGCGTAACTGCCGGGCACACTGGACGACATCAGACGATCCGATGCCCGAGGACTTTTCGTTCCAGCTCTTCCCTGACGATCTCGATCGGCTGGAATGGTATCTGAACGACGCTGTCGAGCGCGTGCCGATCCTTGGGACCGCGGGGCTGTCGCGGATCATCAACGGCCCGATCCCCTATGCGCCCGACGGCAATCCGCTGATCGGGCCGATGCCCGGCGTGCCGAACGCGTTTGAGGCCTGCGTCTTCACCTTCGGCATCTGCCAGGCCGGCGGCGCCGGCAAGGTGCTGGCTGAGTGGATCACCGAGGGCCAGACGGAATGGGACATGTGGTCCTGCGATCCACGCCGGTACACCGACTATACCGACCAGGACTATTGCATCGCCAAGGGCATGGAGATCTACGGCCACGAGTACGCGATGCATTTTCCGAAGCACTATTGGGCGGCGGGTCGCGGCAAGAAGCTGTCGCCGATCCACGACCGGATCCAGGCACTCGGCGCGCAATTCAAGCCCTATAACGGCTGGGAACGGGCGATGTGGTACGCCAAATCAGGTGACGACACCTCCGAAGAGGCAACGCAGACCTGGGGGCGGGCGGGGCCGTGGGCCAAGCGCATCGAGGAAGAGTGTCTCGCCGTGCGCGATGCCGCCGGCATCCTCGACCTGCCGGGGTTCTCGCGCTTCCGGATCAAGGGCAAGGGCGCGACCGAATGGCTCTCGGGCCTGATCACCGGCCGGGTGCCGAAGCCGGGCCGCATCGGCCTTGCCTATTTCTCCGACGACAAGGGCCGCATCGTCACCGAAATGTCGGTGATGATGCTGGACGAGGATTTCTTCGTCCTGATCACGGCGGCAACGGCGCAGTGGCACGATCTCGAATGGCTGCAGAAACATCGGCCCGCCGATGCCGCGTTCACGCTTGACGATGTCACCACGCAGTTTAGCTGCCAGATCCTCACCGGGCCGAAATCGCGCGACATCCTTGCCGATGTCAGCGATGCGGATCTCGCCAAGGGCTGGCTCACGCACCAGACAGCGCAGATTGCCGGGCGCTACTGCCAGTTGGTGCGGGTATCCTTTGCCGGTGAACTCGGCTGGGAGATCCACACCAAGGTGGACGATACCGCCGCGATCTTCGATGCCGTCTGGGCTGCCGGAGAGAAACATGGCCTGAAACCCTTCGGCATGGAGGCGCTCGACAGCCTGCGCATCGAGAAGGGCTACCGCGCCTGGAAGGGCGACCTTTCCACCGATTACACCATCCTGCAGGGCGGGCTGGAGCGCTTCGTCGACTGGGCAAAGCCCGGCTTCAAAGGCAAGGCGGCGCTGGAGCGCGAAAAGCAGCAGGGTGTCAGCAAACGTTTCGTCACTTTGACAGTCGCCGCCGACGGCTGCGACGCGCCGTATATGTCGACGCTCTGGTCGGACGGCCAGGTGGTGGGCGAAACGACCTCGGGCAACTGGGGCTACCGCGTCGGCAAGTCGATTGCGCTCGGCATGCTGCGCGCCGATCTCGCCGTGCCCGGCAACGAGATCGAGGTCGAGATCTTCGGCGACCGCTTCAAGGCGACCGTCGAGGCCGACCAGCCGCTCTGGGATCCCTCCAATGAAAGACTGCGCGCATGA
- a CDS encoding LysR family transcriptional regulator, with the protein MQVDLIETFLDLMETRSFNRTAERLNITQSTVSHRVKALEAQFNRKLFTRNKGGTVPTAAGLRFLDYAIALQNQWHEATRAVTNAGALERSMRLGIQHDLAEAFAGEWLFTIRRELPTTEIYMEADYSNQMNRDLGAGNLDLAMLYTPHYLPDLHYERIGDLHYMMVSTEAAALSDIRVETYIQAIYSPAFDRAHRLALPHLSAAPVATGQNMAITMLLHSLGGAAYVTTATARRLTQSGHVALVADAPVIPQTVYAATSLRTRHAHQHRKIIGAMEVLLSAGNEEEA; encoded by the coding sequence ATGCAAGTGGATCTGATCGAGACGTTTCTGGACCTGATGGAAACCCGTTCCTTCAACCGCACGGCCGAGCGGCTGAACATCACCCAGTCCACCGTTTCCCACCGCGTCAAGGCGCTGGAGGCACAGTTCAATCGCAAGCTCTTTACCCGCAACAAGGGTGGAACCGTGCCGACAGCCGCCGGACTCAGGTTTCTAGACTACGCAATAGCCTTGCAAAACCAGTGGCATGAGGCAACGCGCGCGGTCACCAATGCCGGCGCGCTGGAGCGCTCCATGCGGCTCGGCATCCAGCACGATCTGGCCGAAGCCTTTGCCGGCGAATGGCTATTCACGATCAGGCGTGAGCTGCCGACAACCGAAATCTACATGGAAGCGGATTATTCCAACCAGATGAACCGGGATCTCGGCGCCGGCAACCTCGACCTCGCCATGCTCTATACCCCGCACTATCTGCCCGATCTTCATTACGAAAGGATCGGCGATCTGCATTACATGATGGTGAGCACGGAAGCGGCTGCGCTATCGGATATCAGGGTCGAGACCTATATCCAGGCGATCTATTCGCCGGCCTTCGATCGCGCTCACCGGCTGGCTCTGCCGCATCTCTCCGCAGCGCCTGTTGCGACCGGCCAGAACATGGCGATCACCATGCTCCTGCATTCGCTCGGCGGAGCCGCCTATGTCACCACCGCAACGGCCAGACGGCTGACGCAATCCGGCCACGTCGCCCTTGTTGCCGATGCGCCGGTGATCCCGCAGACGGTCTACGCCGCCACCAGTCTGCGCACCCGTCATGCCCATCAGCACCGCAAGATCATCGGTGCGATGGAGGTGCTGCTTTCCGCAGGAAATGAGGAGGAAGCCTAA
- a CDS encoding amino acid ABC transporter permease produces the protein MNFDTKLFLDALTMPVMLQGAAIAILLSILVQVASFLLCLPLAVALNSMAAVRRTAAQLYVWLFRSSPLILVLLIVWNGAPQLFPGLTRAPWYTPFAAAFIAFTLVTTAYMAEAMRGALTAIGQGQTDAARALGLNRLQTFGLVVLPQALRIVMPVLVNEFINLIKLTSLAYVISMREIMAVVNDAIASSFRFVEWYSAALVYYLAIVSILMFLQRLIQRRMA, from the coding sequence ATGAACTTCGACACGAAACTGTTTCTGGATGCCCTGACCATGCCGGTCATGTTGCAGGGGGCGGCCATCGCGATCCTGCTGTCCATCCTGGTTCAGGTCGCCTCGTTTCTGCTCTGCCTGCCGCTCGCCGTCGCCCTGAACTCGATGGCGGCGGTGCGGCGCACGGCGGCCCAGCTCTATGTCTGGCTGTTTCGCTCGTCGCCGCTCATCCTGGTGCTGCTGATCGTCTGGAACGGTGCGCCGCAGCTCTTTCCCGGCCTGACGCGCGCGCCCTGGTACACGCCCTTTGCCGCCGCCTTCATCGCCTTCACGCTGGTGACGACCGCCTATATGGCCGAAGCGATGCGCGGGGCGCTCACGGCGATCGGCCAGGGGCAGACAGATGCGGCACGCGCGCTCGGGCTCAACCGCCTGCAGACCTTCGGCCTCGTCGTCCTGCCGCAGGCCTTGCGCATCGTCATGCCGGTGCTCGTCAACGAGTTCATCAACCTGATCAAGCTGACCTCGCTTGCCTATGTGATTTCGATGCGGGAGATCATGGCCGTCGTCAACGACGCGATCGCGTCGAGTTTCCGCTTCGTCGAATGGTATTCGGCAGCACTCGTCTACTATCTTGCGATCGTCTCGATCCTGATGTTTTTACAGCGGCTGATCCAGCGCCGAATGGCGTAA
- a CDS encoding transporter substrate-binding domain-containing protein: MIRLASHATLLGTILLSAGLAQAEPPAFAADGDIGVCTTAAFPPLTFKESPADLTPTGIDIEIVEALAGLWNAKVNYTVTEFAGLLPTLGAGRCDLIVSGIYINAKRRETYDGVSYMKSATAMVTKAGSDTIKAPEDLSGKVIALEAGAYYKQERIEPLNKELIAKGQPPVEVQEYPTQQAAYQQVLVGRVDATMTEEAEGAYRASRSDGTLQLPYTWASDFTYGIYSRQEGSDAAAVKAGLKALKEQGFFAGIAKKYGLDPALFDVDYDR; this comes from the coding sequence ATGATCAGACTGGCATCGCATGCAACCCTTCTCGGAACCATCCTGCTGTCGGCGGGGCTTGCCCAGGCGGAGCCGCCGGCTTTTGCCGCCGATGGCGATATCGGTGTGTGCACCACCGCGGCCTTTCCGCCGCTGACCTTCAAGGAAAGTCCGGCCGATCTAACCCCGACCGGCATCGATATCGAGATCGTCGAAGCGCTCGCCGGTCTCTGGAATGCCAAGGTCAACTATACCGTCACGGAGTTTGCCGGGCTGTTGCCGACGCTCGGGGCCGGGCGCTGCGACTTGATCGTCAGCGGCATCTACATCAACGCCAAGCGCCGCGAGACTTATGACGGCGTGTCCTACATGAAATCGGCCACCGCGATGGTGACCAAGGCCGGTAGCGACACAATCAAGGCGCCGGAGGATCTGAGCGGCAAGGTGATCGCGCTCGAAGCCGGCGCCTACTACAAGCAGGAGCGGATCGAGCCCCTGAACAAGGAACTGATCGCCAAGGGTCAGCCGCCGGTCGAGGTCCAGGAATATCCGACCCAGCAGGCGGCCTACCAGCAGGTCCTCGTCGGCCGCGTCGATGCGACGATGACCGAAGAGGCCGAAGGCGCCTACCGCGCCTCGCGTTCCGACGGGACGCTGCAGCTTCCCTACACGTGGGCATCGGATTTCACCTACGGCATCTACAGCCGCCAGGAAGGCAGCGATGCGGCCGCGGTCAAGGCTGGGCTGAAGGCCCTGAAGGAGCAGGGTTTTTTTGCCGGCATCGCCAAGAAATACGGGCTGGACCCGGCGCTGTTCGACGTCGATTACGATCGTTGA
- a CDS encoding GYD domain-containing protein has protein sequence MQRYISLMKLTAKGLAELADSGARRKVSEDRVSSLGGRSVAFYATLGTYDFVQVFEMPDNASMMQYVLTARRDGFVDPLILPAFDSQTYGDIVGRVSPTQ, from the coding sequence ATGCAACGATATATCTCGCTAATGAAACTGACGGCCAAGGGATTGGCCGAACTCGCCGACAGCGGCGCGCGGCGCAAGGTGAGCGAAGACCGCGTTTCTTCGCTCGGCGGCCGCTCGGTCGCCTTCTACGCCACGCTCGGAACCTATGATTTCGTCCAGGTTTTCGAGATGCCTGATAATGCGTCGATGATGCAATACGTGCTGACGGCACGACGCGACGGGTTCGTCGACCCGCTTATCCTTCCCGCCTTCGACAGCCAGACCTATGGCGACATCGTCGGGCGCGTTTCACCAACACAATGA
- a CDS encoding cysteine hydrolase family protein, translating to MIEAQPFDFPYDGKLVPSQTALMVIDLQIDFCSPDGYFASMGYDPAPLRAILPAVNRVIAAARQAGCLIIHTRQGYRADLADMTPYEKWRRKRSGLENTEVLLRSSPGFQLLPELDVADSDVIIDKTCNSSFTYTDLEHVLRAQGITHMLFTGCTTDVCVHTTLREACDRNFQCLTISDCCASGEQWAHEAAINMISIENGIFGTVSTSDAVIAGLAKASR from the coding sequence ATGATCGAGGCCCAACCATTTGATTTTCCTTATGACGGAAAGCTGGTTCCGTCGCAGACCGCGCTGATGGTGATCGACCTGCAGATCGACTTCTGCTCGCCCGACGGCTACTTCGCTTCGATGGGCTATGATCCGGCGCCGCTTAGGGCAATTCTGCCGGCCGTCAACCGTGTCATCGCCGCGGCGCGGCAAGCCGGATGCCTGATCATCCATACGCGCCAGGGCTATCGTGCCGACCTCGCCGACATGACGCCTTACGAAAAATGGCGCCGCAAGCGCTCGGGGCTGGAAAACACCGAGGTCCTGCTGCGCTCGAGCCCCGGCTTTCAGCTGCTACCCGAGCTCGATGTCGCAGACAGCGACGTCATCATCGACAAGACCTGCAACAGCTCGTTCACCTATACGGATCTCGAGCATGTGCTCAGAGCGCAGGGCATCACCCATATGCTGTTTACCGGCTGCACCACCGACGTCTGCGTGCATACGACGTTGCGCGAGGCCTGCGACCGCAATTTCCAGTGCCTGACGATCTCGGATTGCTGCGCCAGCGGCGAGCAATGGGCGCATGAGGCGGCGATCAACATGATCTCGATCGAGAACGGCATCTTCGGCACGGTCTCGACCAGCGACGCGGTCATCGCCGGCCTGGCAAAAGCTAGCCGCTAA
- a CDS encoding LysR substrate-binding domain-containing protein, protein MKALHFLPYLRAFEAVARIGSVRQAADELGLSPGAVSLQLRRLSETTGLTLLEKSGRNIRLTAAGRDFAQTVSHAMGNLAVAVENGAERQLENHQKKLTVALPPALAIAWMASLLVQFADARGVSDLAMRSCIRASDVLWDDVDLAIVYDNPPFDGLWWQVVSDVKLRTICSPLLFPRLEGSHRDRKLRDVTLLHEDDGREWTRWSAASRISLEGSRSVRVPSVAVAVASALQGQGIALVSDVLTRSYLQEGRLIQPFPTAIPASAGYYLLCPTEKAEEPLIQALAHQIAAHLRGD, encoded by the coding sequence ATGAAAGCTTTGCATTTCCTGCCTTATCTCAGGGCCTTCGAAGCCGTCGCCCGGATCGGCTCCGTGCGCCAGGCGGCCGACGAACTGGGCCTCAGCCCCGGCGCGGTATCGCTGCAGCTGCGCCGGCTTTCAGAGACGACGGGACTGACACTTCTGGAGAAATCGGGACGCAATATCCGCCTGACGGCGGCCGGACGTGATTTCGCCCAGACCGTCTCCCATGCCATGGGCAATCTTGCCGTCGCGGTCGAGAATGGTGCCGAGCGGCAGCTCGAAAACCACCAGAAGAAGCTGACGGTCGCCCTGCCGCCGGCGCTGGCGATCGCCTGGATGGCCAGCCTCCTGGTGCAGTTCGCCGATGCGCGCGGCGTCAGCGATCTCGCCATGCGCAGCTGCATTCGCGCAAGCGACGTCCTCTGGGACGATGTCGACCTGGCGATCGTCTACGACAATCCGCCCTTCGACGGCCTGTGGTGGCAGGTGGTCAGCGACGTGAAGCTCAGGACCATATGTTCGCCGTTATTGTTCCCGCGGCTGGAAGGCTCGCACCGCGACAGGAAGCTGCGCGACGTCACATTGCTGCATGAGGATGACGGGCGGGAATGGACGCGCTGGTCGGCCGCCTCGCGCATCTCGCTCGAAGGCAGCCGCAGCGTTCGGGTGCCCTCGGTCGCCGTCGCCGTCGCATCCGCCCTGCAGGGACAGGGCATTGCGCTCGTCTCGGACGTTCTCACCCGCTCCTACCTGCAGGAAGGCCGGCTGATCCAGCCGTTCCCGACGGCGATACCGGCATCAGCAGGCTACTATCTTCTCTGTCCGACGGAGAAGGCCGAGGAACCGCTGATCCAGGCGCTTGCCCACCAGATCGCCGCCCACCTGCGTGGCGACTGA
- a CDS encoding alpha/beta hydrolase — MDHLQETGLRVAKWPIPQFVSGHRASFSTTGLIVGVLFFAASLTPSLIPRPYVIQAVISGLSLSAGYAIGVFLRWLWSFLELPDVRPRTGLILKLVAALGCTAVALAFLWRAAAWQNTVRNLMGLDPVESAEPLKLGLIAVLVFIFIVLLARLFRLTFRVLARRFEYVLTRPLAKLAAVAAAIALFWSATDGVIFRYALHAADSSFQRLDALIDPDVAPPTDPMKTGSGASLMTWDELGRQGRQFIASGPSAKDIGAFFNGGAKEPLRVYAGLNSAETAKERAKLALEELKRVGGFERSNLMIVVPTGTGWIDPPGLDSLEYLLKGDVASVAVQYSYLTSWLSLLVEPEYGAETANALFDAVYGYWTTLPKDKRPRLYLYGLSLGSMNSQGSVDPFDIISDPFQGALWVGSPFPTKTWLSITRNRNPGSPQWRPLYRDGSVIRFTNQANTLDIPGPEWGNVRIVYLQYASDPITFFDPYSFYREPDWMKAPRGHDVSPDLRWFPVVTMFQLLADMAMGTTTPIGYGHVYAPEHYIDAWMQVVDPPGVTADDAVRLKALLKGRY; from the coding sequence GTGGATCACCTTCAAGAGACAGGTCTGCGCGTGGCAAAGTGGCCCATTCCACAGTTCGTGTCCGGGCATAGGGCGTCGTTTTCGACGACGGGCCTCATCGTCGGGGTGCTGTTTTTCGCTGCATCGCTGACGCCAAGCCTGATCCCGCGCCCCTATGTCATCCAAGCGGTCATCTCAGGTCTTTCGCTGTCTGCCGGCTATGCCATCGGCGTGTTCCTTCGTTGGCTGTGGTCGTTTCTCGAGCTGCCCGATGTGCGGCCACGGACCGGGCTGATCCTCAAGCTGGTGGCTGCCCTCGGCTGCACCGCCGTTGCACTCGCCTTCCTCTGGCGGGCGGCGGCGTGGCAGAATACCGTGCGGAACCTCATGGGCCTCGACCCGGTCGAGAGCGCGGAGCCGCTGAAGCTTGGCCTGATTGCCGTGCTCGTCTTCATCTTCATCGTCCTGCTGGCACGGCTGTTTCGGTTGACGTTCCGCGTTCTCGCCAGGCGCTTCGAGTATGTGTTGACGCGGCCACTGGCAAAGCTCGCCGCAGTAGCGGCGGCAATTGCACTGTTCTGGTCGGCCACCGACGGGGTGATCTTCCGCTACGCTCTGCATGCGGCCGACAGCTCGTTCCAACGGCTCGACGCGCTGATCGATCCTGATGTGGCGCCGCCGACTGACCCGATGAAGACGGGCAGTGGCGCGTCGCTGATGACCTGGGATGAACTCGGGCGGCAGGGACGCCAGTTCATCGCGTCAGGGCCGAGCGCCAAGGACATCGGCGCCTTCTTCAATGGCGGGGCGAAGGAGCCGCTGCGGGTCTATGCCGGGCTCAATTCGGCCGAGACGGCAAAGGAGCGAGCGAAGCTCGCGCTCGAAGAACTGAAGCGCGTCGGCGGGTTCGAGCGCTCCAACCTTATGATCGTTGTGCCGACCGGAACGGGCTGGATCGATCCGCCGGGGCTCGATTCGCTCGAATATCTGTTGAAAGGCGACGTCGCCAGTGTCGCGGTGCAATACTCCTACCTGACGAGCTGGCTCTCTCTGCTGGTCGAGCCGGAATATGGCGCCGAGACAGCCAACGCCCTGTTCGACGCGGTTTACGGCTACTGGACGACGCTGCCCAAGGACAAGCGGCCGCGGCTCTATCTCTACGGCCTCAGCCTCGGCTCGATGAATTCGCAGGGTTCGGTCGACCCGTTCGACATCATCAGCGATCCGTTCCAGGGCGCGCTCTGGGTCGGCTCGCCGTTTCCGACGAAGACCTGGCTATCGATCACCCGCAATCGCAATCCAGGGTCTCCGCAATGGCGCCCGCTCTATCGCGACGGATCGGTGATCCGCTTCACCAACCAGGCGAATACGCTTGATATTCCGGGCCCTGAATGGGGCAATGTCCGCATCGTCTACCTGCAATATGCCAGCGACCCGATCACCTTCTTCGATCCGTATTCCTTCTACCGCGAGCCGGACTGGATGAAAGCGCCGCGCGGGCATGACGTCTCGCCCGATCTTCGATGGTTTCCTGTCGTGACGATGTTCCAGCTTCTGGCCGACATGGCGATGGGCACGACGACGCCGATCGGCTACGGCCACGTCTATGCGCCGGAACACTATATCGATGCGTGGATGCAGGTTGTCGATCCGCCGGGCGTAACCGCGGATGATGCGGTGCGGCTGAAGGCGCTGCTCAAAGGGCGCTATTGA